From Triticum urartu cultivar G1812 chromosome 2, Tu2.1, whole genome shotgun sequence, a single genomic window includes:
- the LOC125539515 gene encoding oxygen-dependent coproporphyrinogen-III oxidase, chloroplastic: protein MASSLLTTPSQTLAPTPAAARARGYSPGAAQVSFSSPRLPSRRALRVRASVAIEKEVPENEAPTTFLREDGSGAGSGSVRERFEGMIRRVQGEICAALEEADGSGKRFVEDVWSRPGGGGGISRVLQDGNVFEKAGVNVSVVYGVMPPDAYRAAKGAAKNGAADGHKAGPVPFFAAGISSVLHPKNPFAPTLHFNYRYFETDAPKDVPGAPRSWWFGGGTDLTPSYLIEEDVKHFHSVQKQACDKFDPSFYPRFKKWCDDYFYIKHRNERRGLGGIFFDDLNDYDQDMLLNFATECASSVIPAYIPIIERRKDTPFNEEQKAWQQVRRGRYVEFNLVYDRGTTFGLKTGGRIESILVSLPLTARWEYDHKPEEGSEEWKLLDACINPKEWL from the exons ATGGCGTCCTCTCTCCTCACCACCCCGTCCCAGACCCTCGCCCCCACGCCCGCCGCGGCGCGCGCCCGCGGGTACTCGCCGGGGGCGGCCCAGGTGTCCTTCTCCTCGCCCCGCCTCCCGAGCCGCCGCGCGCTGCGCGTGCGCGCGTCGGTCGCGATCGAGAAGGAGGTGCCGGAGAACGAGGCGCCGACGACGTTCCTGCGGGAGGACGGCTCCGGGGCCGGGTCCGGGTCCGTGCGCGAGCGGTTCGAGGGCATGATCCGGCGGGTGCAGGGGGAGATCTGCGCCGCGCTCGAGGAGGCCGACGGCAGCGGGAAGCGGTTCGTGGAGGACGTCTGGTCGCGCCCCGGGGGCGGCGGGGGCATCAGCCGGGTGCTCCAGGACGGCAACGTGTTCGAGAAGGCCGGGGTGAACGTGTCCGTCGTCTACGGGGTCATGCCCCCGGACGCCTACCGCGCGGCCAAGGGTGCCGCGAAGAACGGGGCGGCCGATGGGCACAAGGCTGGGCCTGTGCCCTTCTTTGCCGCTGGCATCAGCTCG GTTCTTCATCCCAAGAACCCATTTGCTCCAACATTGCATTTCAACTATCGTTATTTTGAAACAGATGCACCAAAAG ATGTACCTGGTGCACCAAGGTCATGGTGGTTTGGAGGTGGTACTGATTTGACTCCTTCCTATCTCATTGAAGAGGATGTGAAGCATTTTCATTCT GTTCAAAAACAAGCTTGTGATAAGTTCGATCCAAGTTTTTACCCAAGATTCAAAAAATGGTGCGATGATTATTTCTATATTAAG CATCGTAATGAGAGACGTGGGCTTGGCGGAATATTTTTTGATGATCTTAATGATTATGACCAAGACATGCTTCTGAACTTTGCTACAG AGTGTGCCAGTTCTGTAATTCCTGCATACATACCCATCATAGAACGTCGCAAAGACACTCCAttcaatgaggagcagaaggcaTGGCAGCAAGTGCGGAGAGGTCGCTATGTGGAGTTCAACCTT GTCTACGATCGTGGCACCACATTTGGACTCAAGACCGGGGGAAGGATCGAAAGTATACTTGTCTCCTTACCACTCACTGCACGATGGGAGTATGACCAT AAACCTGAGGAAGGGAGCGAAGAGTGGAAGCTTCTCGACGCGTGCATAAATCCAAAGGAGTGGCTCTGA